The Parabacteroides sp. FAFU027 genome includes a window with the following:
- a CDS encoding RNA polymerase sigma factor, which translates to MLQYDERLLVTQLKEGNKSAFEKLYQKYSAKLYNSISLLLHNKSIAKDITQNCFLIVWEKRNLLNPDKSFPAYLYTIARNLVYKETERQVLNTKFIETSLNHLETFEDNTIENLNNTYLEEYLNNLVNELPCTPQKIFILKKDNELTNKEIATQLEITERAVEAHLYRTTKHLKEKLKYFMMNIFLFM; encoded by the coding sequence ATGTTACAATACGACGAAAGATTATTGGTCACTCAATTGAAAGAAGGTAACAAATCTGCTTTTGAAAAACTTTACCAGAAGTATAGTGCGAAACTGTACAATTCAATATCGTTACTACTTCACAATAAAAGTATTGCCAAAGATATTACCCAAAACTGCTTCTTGATTGTGTGGGAAAAGCGCAATCTGTTGAACCCAGACAAAAGCTTTCCAGCTTATTTATACACCATTGCACGGAATTTAGTATATAAAGAGACTGAAAGGCAGGTTTTAAACACTAAGTTTATCGAAACGAGCCTTAACCATCTTGAAACGTTTGAAGATAATACGATAGAAAATCTGAATAATACATATCTGGAAGAATATCTGAATAATTTAGTAAATGAATTACCATGCACTCCTCAGAAAATATTCATTCTTAAAAAAGATAATGAACTTACAAATAAAGAAATAGCGACTCAACTTGAAATTACAGAAAGGGCAGTCGAAGCTCATCTTTATCGAACAACCAAACATCTGAAAGAGAAACTCAAGTATTTTATGATGAATATTTTTCTATTTATGTGA
- a CDS encoding GDSL-type esterase/lipase family protein has protein sequence MKFYVNLTSRRKAFFIGVFIFSSLNLFAQIKVACIGNSITAGAGLKKEQAYPAQMQAILGDKYVVRNFGVSGRTLLSKGDNPYIKENAYKDALSWLPGIVIIKLGTNDSKPQNWKYKEEFTPEYIALVNSFKDLPSHPQIYVCYPLPAFQHKYNINDSIITNDIIPMVKIVAKKTKSRIINLNRAFRGKIDLLYDGIHPTAEGDKLLAKIIAKTIK, from the coding sequence ATGAAATTCTATGTAAATCTTACCTCCAGAAGAAAAGCCTTTTTCATAGGTGTGTTTATCTTCTCTTCATTAAATCTTTTTGCTCAAATCAAGGTTGCGTGCATCGGCAATAGTATTACGGCTGGAGCAGGATTAAAGAAAGAACAAGCATATCCAGCTCAGATGCAAGCCATTCTTGGTGACAAATATGTCGTTCGCAATTTCGGTGTAAGTGGCCGTACACTTTTAAGTAAAGGGGACAACCCATATATTAAAGAAAACGCCTATAAAGATGCTTTAAGCTGGCTGCCGGGTATTGTTATCATAAAACTAGGAACGAATGATTCCAAGCCTCAGAACTGGAAATATAAAGAGGAATTTACACCTGAATATATTGCTCTTGTAAATTCATTTAAAGACTTGCCTTCTCATCCCCAAATATATGTTTGTTATCCTCTCCCGGCGTTTCAACATAAATATAATATTAATGATAGCATTATCACTAACGATATAATACCAATGGTGAAGATTGTAGCTAAAAAAACAAAATCCAGAATTATAAATCTAAATAGAGCATTTAGAGGTAAAATCGATTTGTTATACGATGGTATTCATCCTACTGCTGAAGGTGATAAATTGTTAGCTAAGATAATTGCTAAAACAATCAAATAA
- a CDS encoding glycoside hydrolase family 3 C-terminal domain-containing protein, which translates to MKKKAIYASLLLACTVTSLARNPIYLDPDQPIEQRVEDALRRMTVEEKVAMIHAQSKFSSAGVPRLGIPENWMTDGPHGIRAEVLWDEWNEAKWTNDSCIAFPALTALAATWSPDMSALYGKSIGEEARYRNKNVLLGPGVNIYRTPLNGRNFEYMGEDPYLASKMVVPYIREVQKCGIAACVKHFALNNQEVRRENINVKVDDRALHEIYLPAFKAAVQDGGAWAIMGAYNQYKGQHCCHNQYLLNEILKRDWGFDGVVISDWGGVHKTNEAIRNGLDMEFGSWTNGLNWSASNAYANYYLASPYLKMITEGKIDTQELDEKVRRILRLVFRTTMSKNRPYGSFGTMEHALAGRKIAQEGIVLLKNRSSLLPIDISKVKNILVVGENAVKKMTVGGGSSALKTKYEISPLTGIETYARQQVSVRYLSGYTSVSSMNQKENIGEQLREEAVSAAKEADIVLFIGGLNKNNGQDCEGHDRTSLGLPYGQDTLISQLTAANPNTVVVIISGNAVAMPWVNNVPSIVEAWYCGTETGNALASVLFGEVNPSGKLPFTFPVLIDDNAASALGGYPGNKTDVEYKEGIFVGYRWADRQKNTKPLFPFGHGLSYTNFQYSKAIADKSVMHVNDTINVTVKVKNTGKREGQEVVQLYIRDNESSLPRPFKELKGFKKISLSPGEEKTVVFPVTLDALSFYDDQKHMWVAEPGRFEALIGSSSMDIRGRFAFELK; encoded by the coding sequence ATGAAGAAAAAAGCGATTTACGCCAGTCTGCTTCTGGCATGTACTGTCACATCATTAGCCCGAAATCCGATTTATCTCGATCCTGATCAACCGATCGAACAGCGGGTGGAAGATGCTCTTCGGCGTATGACTGTTGAGGAAAAGGTTGCCATGATTCATGCGCAGTCCAAGTTTAGTTCGGCAGGAGTACCGCGGTTAGGCATTCCCGAAAACTGGATGACAGACGGTCCTCACGGCATTCGGGCAGAAGTCTTGTGGGATGAGTGGAATGAAGCTAAATGGACGAACGATTCTTGTATTGCTTTCCCTGCACTCACTGCTCTGGCAGCGACATGGTCTCCGGATATGTCGGCTCTTTACGGGAAAAGCATCGGGGAGGAAGCCCGCTATCGAAATAAGAATGTGCTTCTTGGTCCCGGAGTCAATATCTATCGGACACCTCTTAATGGTCGCAATTTTGAATATATGGGAGAGGATCCTTATTTAGCGTCAAAGATGGTTGTTCCTTATATTCGCGAGGTACAAAAGTGCGGAATTGCAGCTTGTGTAAAACATTTTGCACTGAATAACCAAGAGGTGCGTCGCGAAAACATCAATGTAAAAGTGGATGACAGGGCATTGCATGAAATATACCTGCCTGCCTTCAAAGCTGCTGTGCAAGATGGTGGTGCATGGGCTATTATGGGCGCTTACAATCAGTATAAAGGCCAACATTGCTGTCATAACCAATATCTGTTAAATGAGATCCTGAAACGGGACTGGGGCTTTGATGGAGTGGTTATTTCTGACTGGGGTGGGGTGCATAAAACAAATGAAGCGATCCGTAACGGTCTGGATATGGAGTTTGGAAGCTGGACAAATGGGCTGAACTGGAGTGCCAGCAATGCCTATGCAAATTACTACTTAGCCTCTCCTTATCTGAAGATGATTACAGAAGGAAAAATCGATACTCAGGAGTTGGATGAAAAAGTGCGCCGTATCCTAAGACTGGTTTTTCGTACTACTATGTCCAAAAATCGACCGTATGGTTCGTTCGGAACTATGGAACATGCCCTCGCTGGACGTAAAATTGCTCAGGAGGGGATCGTTTTGCTGAAAAATCGGTCATCCCTGTTGCCTATAGATATTTCCAAAGTAAAAAATATTCTAGTGGTAGGGGAGAATGCTGTGAAAAAAATGACTGTAGGGGGGGGGTCTTCTGCTCTGAAGACAAAATATGAAATATCACCATTGACTGGGATAGAGACTTATGCCAGACAACAGGTTTCTGTTAGGTATTTATCAGGGTATACTTCGGTTTCGTCGATGAATCAAAAGGAAAATATTGGAGAACAGCTTCGTGAAGAAGCTGTATCAGCAGCAAAAGAAGCTGATATTGTACTCTTTATAGGAGGGTTGAACAAAAATAACGGACAGGACTGTGAGGGGCACGATCGCACTTCCCTCGGGCTTCCTTATGGACAGGATACTCTTATTTCTCAACTTACTGCTGCTAATCCTAACACAGTCGTCGTTATCATCAGCGGAAATGCCGTTGCAATGCCTTGGGTAAACAATGTGCCATCAATTGTGGAAGCTTGGTATTGTGGAACGGAAACCGGAAACGCCTTGGCATCCGTACTTTTCGGAGAGGTCAATCCTTCAGGAAAACTTCCGTTTACATTTCCTGTCCTCATTGATGATAATGCAGCTAGTGCGTTAGGCGGTTATCCGGGTAATAAAACAGATGTGGAATATAAAGAAGGTATCTTTGTAGGTTACCGTTGGGCTGATAGACAGAAAAATACTAAACCTTTGTTTCCTTTTGGTCATGGGCTGAGTTATACGAACTTTCAGTACAGTAAAGCAATTGCCGATAAATCTGTGATGCACGTCAATGATACGATCAATGTGACTGTAAAGGTGAAAAATACAGGAAAACGGGAGGGACAAGAAGTGGTACAACTTTATATCCGTGATAACGAATCTTCTTTACCTCGCCCTTTCAAAGAACTAAAAGGTTTTAAGAAGATAAGTTTATCTCCGGGTGAAGAAAAAACAGTAGTCTTTCCTGTAACTTTGGATGCATTGAGTTTCTATGATGATCAAAAGCATATGTGGGTGGCTGAGCCTGGGAGATTTGAAGCTTTAATTGGTTCATCCTCAATGGATATTAGAGGTAGATTTGCTTTTGAATTGAAGTGA
- a CDS encoding T9SS type A sorting domain-containing protein: MRKLLLSVAILLSGIASVYATADQAIYSTTSNGYLLKSLWFQSYNQGNLSPSMCTVENNARSMAVTNGKVLICRRDGSAEPYALSIDIFDAATGNFIENKALASNVFKKDDGTQVPYGCNDIRVDDAGHVLLCNLVADNKVTPLQIWNVNVADGTGTKVLEFLKGGTTGTFRFETFDVYGDITGNGYIITANGGSNTVLRWEITNGVVASTPTELTISFYPTTATTLGNESRIHAIDSQKFYLDGQKTYPTLYSYDNTLTSISMVSSFADDATNKPVNTNRDGVDQFTINGKKFVSYCNTDPSSSGVPMNFKLVELGADMSFLGSTNYYDYPGGDGLYKTISYRWLQTVYSVVDNAGKIASLYLYGPKNGLAAYQFGLETDLNAISTGTSTTSADQVKITTTANGVKLSESAKVEVFNLQGQKVAVKENTDNVSLAAGVYIVKAIKNQKNVAIEKVIVK, encoded by the coding sequence ATGAGAAAGCTATTACTTTCTGTGGCAATTCTACTGTCTGGAATTGCTTCTGTTTACGCTACTGCTGATCAGGCGATTTACAGTACAACCTCAAATGGCTATTTGTTGAAAAGCCTTTGGTTTCAGTCGTATAACCAGGGTAATTTGAGCCCCTCAATGTGTACAGTGGAGAATAACGCCAGAAGTATGGCGGTAACCAATGGGAAAGTGCTGATTTGCAGACGCGATGGTTCGGCGGAACCCTATGCCCTTAGTATTGATATTTTTGATGCTGCAACGGGAAATTTCATAGAAAATAAAGCTCTGGCGTCTAATGTATTCAAGAAAGATGATGGAACTCAGGTTCCTTATGGTTGTAACGATATCCGTGTGGATGATGCAGGACACGTATTATTGTGTAATCTTGTTGCGGACAATAAGGTGACACCACTTCAGATTTGGAATGTTAATGTCGCAGATGGTACCGGTACAAAAGTATTGGAGTTTCTGAAAGGAGGTACTACCGGTACATTCCGATTTGAAACATTTGATGTATATGGAGACATTACAGGAAACGGTTATATAATAACTGCGAATGGAGGTTCTAATACTGTTTTACGTTGGGAGATTACCAATGGAGTAGTGGCTAGTACGCCAACAGAACTTACTATTTCATTTTACCCGACAACTGCAACTACGTTGGGAAATGAATCTCGTATTCATGCAATTGATAGCCAGAAATTTTATTTAGATGGACAAAAGACCTACCCGACTCTTTATTCTTATGATAATACCTTAACCTCAATCTCGATGGTAAGCAGTTTTGCTGACGATGCGACTAATAAACCGGTGAATACAAACCGGGACGGTGTAGATCAATTTACAATCAATGGAAAAAAATTCGTGTCTTATTGTAATACAGATCCGAGTTCAAGTGGTGTACCCATGAATTTTAAGCTGGTAGAATTAGGCGCTGATATGTCCTTTCTGGGCAGTACTAACTATTACGATTATCCCGGTGGCGATGGATTATATAAAACCATTAGCTACAGATGGCTTCAGACTGTATATTCTGTAGTCGATAATGCTGGCAAAATCGCTTCACTGTACTTGTATGGACCGAAAAACGGATTGGCTGCATACCAATTTGGGTTGGAGACAGATCTGAATGCTATTTCTACCGGCACTTCGACAACATCTGCAGATCAGGTGAAAATCACAACAACAGCAAATGGAGTAAAACTCTCAGAGTCGGCAAAAGTAGAAGTGTTTAATCTGCAGGGACAGAAAGTAGCAGTCAAAGAAAATACCGACAACGTGAGTCTGGCGGCGGGTGTCTATATCGTAAAAGCGATAAAGAATCAGAAGAACGTAGCTATTGAAAAGGTTATTGTAAAATAA
- a CDS encoding DUF4832 domain-containing protein, giving the protein MKKHRWLSKKIAIAANVGLLLFATTSMFACSGQEDNLVTGGSSNSSLDNSVPGNYIVDVVPETQKLVRNPMAGWAIYGSAGVASDFWTQLDKVSVPELGTTVKASDYASILYIRTGWADLEPQEGVYAWDNNATIKMLIEGAKARGLKLAFRIVEDSRDKPRNFTPTYVRDAGAQGYVTQTGSVSVWSPYPDDLVFQAKYEKFIKAFAAKFDDPDVVDFIDGYGLGKWGEAHTVLYLNTANRQSVFDWITNLYLTNFKKVPLAINYHRLIGLPQEWASPNPDTKTLLTSAFNKGYMLRHDAFGMTSYYQSYEKGIVTDWFPTRPVIMEGGWCVNTMNYSIDPRGYKTAVDVRKGEYDDSKEAHVNVMDFRAGGEVQSWFKDAYSMVKSFIAEGGYRLYPDKLSLPKTVTNTTTIKIIHRWNNLGWGVCPNNLPQWNQKYKVAFAMLSKIDDSVKSIYIDSSTDPSKWLKGTPTTYEFSTPVKDVPAGDYTWAVAIVDVTKDNVKGLNISAKTNITTSGWLKLMDVTVK; this is encoded by the coding sequence ATGAAAAAACACCGTTGGTTAAGTAAAAAGATAGCGATTGCAGCAAATGTCGGACTATTGTTATTTGCCACGACAAGCATGTTTGCCTGTTCGGGACAAGAAGACAACCTTGTTACAGGTGGAAGCTCCAATTCTTCTCTGGATAACAGTGTTCCAGGTAATTATATAGTAGATGTGGTACCTGAGACTCAGAAGCTGGTGCGTAACCCTATGGCAGGCTGGGCTATTTACGGCAGCGCAGGTGTAGCCAGTGATTTCTGGACCCAACTCGACAAGGTTTCTGTACCCGAATTGGGGACAACCGTCAAGGCTTCCGATTACGCCAGTATTTTGTATATCCGTACTGGATGGGCCGATTTAGAACCTCAGGAAGGAGTTTATGCCTGGGATAATAATGCAACGATTAAAATGCTGATTGAAGGAGCAAAAGCAAGAGGGCTTAAACTCGCGTTCCGTATAGTGGAGGATAGCCGCGACAAACCCAGAAACTTTACTCCAACATATGTGAGAGATGCGGGCGCACAGGGGTATGTAACGCAGACAGGAAGTGTATCGGTATGGTCTCCTTATCCAGATGACCTCGTTTTCCAGGCGAAATATGAGAAGTTTATCAAAGCTTTTGCCGCAAAATTTGACGATCCTGATGTGGTTGATTTCATCGATGGATACGGACTGGGCAAATGGGGAGAAGCGCACACGGTACTATATCTGAATACGGCCAACAGACAGTCGGTTTTCGACTGGATCACGAATCTTTACCTGACTAATTTTAAAAAAGTTCCCTTGGCAATAAATTACCACCGGTTGATCGGTTTACCACAGGAATGGGCAAGTCCCAATCCCGATACTAAAACCCTTTTGACAAGCGCTTTCAACAAAGGTTATATGTTGCGGCACGATGCCTTTGGAATGACGAGTTATTACCAGAGCTACGAAAAGGGAATTGTAACCGATTGGTTTCCCACCCGTCCGGTTATAATGGAAGGTGGCTGGTGCGTAAATACCATGAACTATTCCATAGATCCCCGTGGATACAAGACTGCGGTAGACGTGCGCAAGGGTGAATACGATGATTCGAAAGAGGCTCACGTCAATGTGATGGACTTCCGCGCCGGCGGAGAAGTGCAGTCATGGTTTAAAGATGCTTACTCTATGGTAAAGAGTTTTATAGCAGAAGGGGGGTACCGTTTGTATCCTGATAAACTCTCTTTGCCAAAGACCGTCACAAACACCACTACGATTAAGATCATTCACCGTTGGAACAACCTGGGATGGGGCGTTTGTCCGAATAACCTGCCTCAATGGAATCAAAAATACAAAGTGGCATTTGCCATGCTAAGTAAGATAGACGATTCTGTGAAATCTATCTATATAGATTCTAGCACAGACCCTTCAAAATGGCTTAAAGGAACACCTACGACTTATGAATTTTCAACCCCAGTAAAAGATGTTCCGGCAGGTGATTATACTTGGGCCGTAGCTATTGTCGATGTGACAAAAGATAATGTCAAGGGTCTGAATATCTCTGCAAAAACAAATATTACCACTTCTGGATGGCTTAAGCTGATGGATGTGACAGTAAAATAA
- a CDS encoding DUF1735 domain-containing protein: protein MKRYAKHMAATVMAVLFLTSCFRENMDTFGSYYIYMSKDTTYLELKDTLLRQASDTLLKDTAIRVLGVTRSGISSEYPALSVRLKVDSAYMDSMLAVYNDVTIPTASKSSSVLYFKNTMILPADCYQLERSLVIPKDVRTGQINLRLNLTKIAKLKTTKSLVLPLGLVNTSGDTIRASKKRVMVRLKPKFNYKDVAL from the coding sequence ATGAAAAGATATGCGAAACACATGGCCGCAACAGTTATGGCGGTACTATTTCTGACCTCCTGTTTCAGAGAAAATATGGATACTTTTGGCAGTTATTATATTTATATGTCCAAGGATACTACTTACCTGGAACTGAAAGATACTCTGCTGCGTCAAGCCAGTGACACGCTGCTCAAGGATACAGCCATCAGGGTGCTCGGGGTGACCCGTTCGGGTATTTCTTCCGAATATCCGGCTCTGTCTGTTCGGTTGAAGGTCGATTCGGCATACATGGATTCCATGCTGGCAGTTTATAACGATGTGACTATACCAACTGCATCAAAGTCTTCCAGTGTACTCTATTTTAAGAACACGATGATTTTGCCTGCCGACTGTTATCAGTTGGAACGAAGTCTTGTGATCCCCAAAGACGTAAGGACTGGACAGATTAATCTTCGTCTCAATCTGACCAAGATCGCCAAACTGAAGACTACAAAATCCCTCGTTCTTCCTTTGGGACTGGTAAACACCTCCGGAGATACGATCAGGGCAAGCAAAAAGCGGGTCATGGTGCGGTTGAAACCTAAATTTAACTACAAAGATGTTGCTCTCTGA
- a CDS encoding RagB/SusD family nutrient uptake outer membrane protein: protein MKKDNIKNLYLLMLLGMTFLTGCNFTDSDMLAFKTEDDVTHNINSITTVINNVYSYLPDGYDRIGNAMLASACDEAEDVNDGEDIQNFNIGNWGSFSNPEGSPWSNSYNGIRKANAFLDLLKQVDWSYLKIGTPEEYNRRATLTTMHKYEAHFLRAFFYFELIKRYGGVPLVTRAYDPISELDSLKRIPRASFSRCVNYIVQQCDTAAKYLSADYYSNTATQAYLGRATKGAALALKARTLLYAASDLYNQPNNTDSLVGYTDANRQARWIRAAQACKAVLDMVNSSIYSFHSDYSALFLLRDAFSREVIFEKRYTASNTFDVLNYPVGFATGKSETCPTQNLVDAYEMKFSSSTDARSGKTIDDPTSGYDPANPYANRDPRLKKTIVYNGTTFGKNATAVQLWEGGSQGLPRVGASKTGYYLRKYVDETLDLTLNNTSKKQWVYFRLSEIYLDYAEAMLEAFGSPTATSAADGLTITALSAVNSVRTRAAVGMPALASTITAADFRARLRNERRVELAFEEHRYWDVRRWMTADQGIGGDIYGMRIQETTPGVYSYTRQKIETRAWSSKMYLYPIPQSEMNKSLVLVQNPGWK, encoded by the coding sequence ATGAAAAAGGATAATATAAAGAATCTCTATCTCTTGATGCTTCTGGGGATGACCTTTCTGACCGGTTGTAATTTTACGGATTCGGATATGCTTGCATTCAAGACCGAAGACGATGTGACTCATAACATAAACAGCATTACCACTGTAATCAACAATGTGTATTCTTACCTGCCTGACGGGTATGACCGCATTGGTAATGCGATGCTGGCTTCGGCATGCGACGAAGCCGAGGATGTCAACGACGGCGAAGACATACAGAACTTCAATATCGGAAACTGGGGCTCATTTTCTAATCCCGAAGGCAGCCCGTGGTCCAATTCTTACAACGGAATTCGTAAAGCTAATGCATTTCTGGATTTGTTGAAACAGGTTGATTGGAGTTATCTTAAGATAGGAACTCCAGAAGAGTACAATCGTCGTGCAACGCTGACTACAATGCATAAGTATGAGGCTCATTTCCTGAGAGCATTCTTTTATTTTGAATTGATTAAGCGTTATGGCGGAGTGCCATTAGTCACGAGAGCTTATGATCCGATATCAGAGCTGGATTCATTGAAACGGATTCCACGAGCAAGTTTTTCCCGATGCGTCAACTACATTGTGCAACAGTGTGATACCGCTGCTAAATACCTGTCGGCTGATTATTACAGTAATACGGCCACTCAGGCATACCTTGGCCGGGCTACCAAAGGCGCTGCTCTCGCGCTGAAAGCACGCACTTTGCTGTATGCAGCCAGCGATTTATACAACCAACCCAATAATACGGATTCGCTGGTGGGATATACCGATGCAAATCGTCAGGCACGCTGGATCAGGGCGGCACAAGCCTGCAAGGCTGTTCTGGATATGGTCAACAGCAGCATATATAGTTTCCATAGCGACTACTCGGCGCTTTTCCTGCTGCGGGATGCCTTTAGCCGGGAGGTCATTTTTGAAAAACGCTATACTGCCAGCAATACTTTTGATGTACTCAATTATCCTGTCGGTTTTGCGACCGGTAAGAGTGAAACTTGTCCGACACAGAATCTGGTAGATGCTTACGAAATGAAATTCTCCTCATCTACTGACGCGAGAAGTGGAAAAACAATCGACGATCCGACATCGGGTTACGATCCGGCAAATCCATACGCCAATCGTGATCCGCGTCTCAAAAAGACCATCGTCTACAATGGCACCACTTTTGGCAAAAATGCTACGGCTGTACAGTTGTGGGAAGGCGGAAGTCAGGGTTTGCCCCGTGTGGGAGCATCCAAGACAGGATATTATTTGCGTAAATATGTTGACGAGACACTTGATCTGACGCTCAACAACACCAGTAAAAAGCAATGGGTATATTTCAGATTGTCAGAAATTTACCTAGACTATGCCGAAGCGATGCTTGAGGCTTTCGGATCTCCGACAGCTACATCTGCTGCCGACGGACTTACCATTACAGCTTTGTCTGCCGTAAACAGTGTCCGCACCCGTGCCGCAGTAGGCATGCCCGCCCTGGCATCGACCATCACCGCTGCCGACTTTAGGGCCAGACTGAGAAATGAGAGACGCGTGGAGCTTGCTTTTGAGGAGCATCGTTACTGGGATGTCCGTCGTTGGATGACTGCTGATCAGGGTATTGGCGGAGATATTTACGGAATGCGTATTCAGGAGACAACCCCCGGAGTGTACAGCTACACTCGCCAGAAGATTGAGACCCGGGCATGGAGTTCGAAAATGTACCTGTATCCTATCCCTCAGTCGGAAATGAACAAATCTTTGGTATTGGTACAAAACCCGGGTTGGAAATAA